Below is a window of Streptobacillus ratti DNA.
GGGATGAGTAAGTAAATAAGGTTCTTTATTTACTATTAATAAATCATCATCTTCATAGACTATGTTAATATTCATTTTAATAGGAACTAAATCAGTTCCTTTTTCTTTTTCTCTAACTATAAGTGTTCCAGTTTTTGGTAGTTTTGTTGTAGTTCTTATTTGCTTATTATCTAAAAATACCTCAATAGAACGTAAACTTCTTCCAGAAAAGTTGTGAAATTCACGTAAGTATTGAGATACTTTTAGTCTAAATGCTTTTTCATCTAGTATATATTTTTTCATTATAATAATTTAGGAATCATACAAATTGCATATACTGGACCTGCATGTGCTCCTACTGTTGCCCCTATTTGTATAGATTTATCAGCAATTGTAATTTTATGATTACCTTTAATGCTTTCTAATATTTGATTAACATTATCTAATTGTTTTGAACTACCACCAAAACCAGTATACACATATATACTATGTTTTTTTGCTACTTCTTGTATACTTTTTTCAAGATAAGAAATAGCTAAATTTTCTCCAAATACTTTTTTTTCTACAGTTAAAGTTCCTTGAGAGAAAGTAAGTATAGGTTTTAATTTTAATAAATCACCAATAGATCTAGCCACTTTAGTAATTCTTCCACCTCTTTCAAGGTATTTTAAATCTTCTACAACTATTAATGTTTTAATTTTAGAAATAAATTTCTCTGCCCAAATTTTAATATCAGAAATAGAATGTTTAAGCATAGATTTTTCAGCAACTTGTTTTACCAATATTCCTAGTGGATAAGAAACAAGTTGTGTATCTATTTGAATAATATCATTTTCTTTATTTAAATTAGATCTAACCATTTTAACAGTTCTATATGTTCCACTCATAGAGCTACTGATATTTAAAGTTATTATCTTCTTATATCCTCTATTAAATATATGAGTATATAGATTCATAAGCTCTTTAGGTGATGGTTGTGCACTTTTGAAATGTGCATCTTCATTTATTAATTTATTCCAAAATTCATCTTTACTTATATCAACACCATCTTTATAGTGTTCCCCGTTTGCTTCAAGCCTAATAGGAGTAATGAATATAGGAAGACCTTTAATATCTTCTTCACTTAAATCACTACCAGTATCCGTAACTACAGCTATCTCAGGCATATTGTCAGGTTTGTTTTCTATATAAATATAGTATTGATAGTTTTCTTGCTCTCCATTTATAAATTTAGTTTTAGGGATATTTAATGAAGATTTTACATCATCATATTTTTCTTTACCCTCAACTACAGTAATATTTATAGTATTTGCATTAATATATTTCTCTTTTATTTCTTTAACTAATTCTAAAATATCTTTATTAGCATGTTTAATTTTAGTGTTTATTAATGCTATGTAATCATTTTTATTTATAGCTAAACCATCAACATTAGTATCTCTTACTGCTTTTGTAATTTCTATAGAATAATTAAATGTTTCATTGTATTTAGTATTTGCTAATGTATCAAAGTAGCTATTTAAGTAATAGTAACCCTCCATCATAGTTTTAGTTGGTATAACTAAGACATTTTTTTCTGTTTTTTCAGCAGCAATATTTGCAGTTGAAATAACATTCTTATTATTAGGCAATATTACTATTTGTTTGTTGTTATTTATTTTAGCTATTGCATTTAAGATATCTTGTACACTTGGATTTTGACTTTGCCCACCAAGTAATACAACACTTGCACCAAGATTTAAAAATTCTTCTTTTAAATTTAAGCTATCAGCTAATATAACATAAGAATATCTTGATAAATTTGGTTTAGGATTAACAAATATCTTAGTTTGCTCTTTTTCACTACTTACTAAACCTTCATTTTGTAATTTCATATTTTCTATTTTTATTTTTTCAAGATCTCCATGTGTAACGGCAAGTTCAAGAGCTTGTCCTGGGTTATTTGTATGCACATGTATCTTAAATTTTTTAGATGTTTGTGCAAATACAGCAGAATCTCCTAATTTCAAAATATCTTCTTTAAACTTATTTATGTCAAAATCAGCATTTCTAATTATAAATTCAGTACAGTATTTAAATTTAATTTCAGCTGGATCATGTGTAATATCATTAAGTGTACTATCAAAAGTTT
It encodes the following:
- a CDS encoding DegV family protein: MGIKYIDAKRLRRILIGGAKWVKKHEDYLNELNVYPVPDGDTGSNMSMTLETMKNDIESSTVKKSSMIEVIDVIEDSVLMGARGNSGTILSQIITGFLKGIGDKQRLESADLAEALLSAKEVAYNAVDTPVEGTILTVIREVSEKAIEIKDDVESLDTMLEILTATAEEAVNKTPELLPKLKEAGVVDSGAMGLYYFFIGISKALTEINEIVSYEATEKTFDSTLNDITHDPAEIKFKYCTEFIIRNADFDINKFKEDILKLGDSAVFAQTSKKFKIHVHTNNPGQALELAVTHGDLEKIKIENMKLQNEGLVSSEKEQTKIFVNPKPNLSRYSYVILADSLNLKEEFLNLGASVVLLGGQSQNPSVQDILNAIAKINNNKQIVILPNNKNVISTANIAAEKTEKNVLVIPTKTMMEGYYYLNSYFDTLANTKYNETFNYSIEITKAVRDTNVDGLAINKNDYIALINTKIKHANKDILELVKEIKEKYINANTINITVVEGKEKYDDVKSSLNIPKTKFINGEQENYQYYIYIENKPDNMPEIAVVTDTGSDLSEEDIKGLPIFITPIRLEANGEHYKDGVDISKDEFWNKLINEDAHFKSAQPSPKELMNLYTHIFNRGYKKIITLNISSSMSGTYRTVKMVRSNLNKENDIIQIDTQLVSYPLGILVKQVAEKSMLKHSISDIKIWAEKFISKIKTLIVVEDLKYLERGGRITKVARSIGDLLKLKPILTFSQGTLTVEKKVFGENLAISYLEKSIQEVAKKHSIYVYTGFGGSSKQLDNVNQILESIKGNHKITIADKSIQIGATVGAHAGPVYAICMIPKLL